The Quercus robur chromosome 7, dhQueRobu3.1, whole genome shotgun sequence genome has a segment encoding these proteins:
- the LOC126691157 gene encoding uncharacterized protein LOC126691157, with the protein MAGDPSKRNQNLYCAYHQEPGHTTDDCRNLKNHLDRLVREGKLRHLLHRPEGWREQSNIETRQSTLRPPIDTINVILAAPGRTGSSPFRVMSVGRFSTEPDDRESKRARVIATPLIGFSEEDKQGTLQPHDDALVVTLRIGGYDVKRVLVDQGSAVEVMYPDLYKELNLKPEDLSPYDSPLVSFEGKTVTPKGMIRLPVQTDLDVVEVNFIVVDAYSPYTAIVARPWLHALGAMPSTLHQKVKYPSGGQSADYTGRIAKWGTILGAFDIRYMPRTAVKGQVLADLVAEFAEPILEGGGGSLNPDGKLISAITQQEPS; encoded by the exons ATGGCAGGTGACCCCTCGAAACGTAATCAGAATCTGTATTGCGCGTACCACCAAGAGCCAGGCCACACCACCGATGATTGCAGGAATCTGAAAAACCATTTGGACCGGcttgtccgagaagggaagttgaggCATCTGTTGCATCGCCCTGAAGGATGGCGGGAACAGTCAAATATCGAAACCAGACAAAGTAcattgaggccacccattgacacaataaatgtcattcttgccgcacctggaAGGACCGGTTCCAGCCctttcagagtaatgtcagtgggcAGGTTCTCAACTGAGCCGGACGACAGGGAATCCAAGAGAGCCAGAGTGATTGCCACGCCCTTAATCGGGTTCTCGGAGGAGGACAAACAAGGAACCCTTCAACCCCACGATGATGCCCTAGTCGTCACGCTCAGAAttggaggttatgacgtgaaaagGGTGTTGGTTGATCAAGGCAGCGCCGTGGAAgtaatgtaccctgacttgTATAAAGAATTGAACTTGAAGCCAgaagacctgtcgccatacgacTCCCCTTTGGTCAGCTTTGAAGGAAAAACTGTCAccccgaaaggcatgattaggctgcctgtgcaaacagacttGGACGTGGTGGAGGTGAACTTCATTGTGGTAGACGCGTACTCCCCTTACACAGCTATCGTGGCCCGAccatggcttcatgcactaggTGCTATGCCATCAACCTTGcaccaaaaagtgaagtatccgtcaGGAGGTCAA AGTGCCGACTACACGGGCAGAATTGCAAAATGGGGAACGATCCTGGGCGCCTTTGACATTAGGTACATGCCTCGCACTGCTGTGAAgggtcaggtcctcgcagaTTTAGTAGCCGAATTTGCGGAGCCCATACTAGAAGGAGGGGGAGGGTCACTGAACCCAGACGGGAAACTGATAAGTGCAATCACTCAGCAAGAGCCCAGCTAG